Proteins from a genomic interval of Cuculus canorus isolate bCucCan1 chromosome 17, bCucCan1.pri, whole genome shotgun sequence:
- the DDT gene encoding D-dopachrome decarboxylase — protein MPFVELETSLPGARLPAGLALELCAAAADILGKPPERVNVTVRSGMPMVVSGSAEPCAQLLVSSIGVVGSAEQNQRHSARFFEFLTARLGLGPERIVIRFYPLEPWQIGKNGTVMTFL, from the exons ATGCCGTTCGTGGAGCTGGAGACCAGCCTGCCGGGCGCGCGGCTGCCGGCGGGTCTGGCCCTGGAGCTGTGCGCGGCCGCCGCCGACATCCTGGGCAAACCCCCCGAG CGGGTGAACGTGACAGTGCGCAGTGGGATGCCCATGGTGGTGTCGGGCTCCGCTGAGCCCTGCGCGCAGCTGCTTGTCTCCTCCATCGGCGTGGTGGGCTCGGCCGAGCAGAACCAGCGGCACAGCGCCCGCTTCTTCGAGTTCCTGACGGCACGGCTGGGGCTCGGACCTGAGCG GATTGTCATCCGCTTTTACCCCCTGGAGCCCTGGCAGATTGGCAAGAATGGAACAGTCATGACGTTCCTGTGA